The Sebastes fasciatus isolate fSebFas1 chromosome 13, fSebFas1.pri, whole genome shotgun sequence genome includes a region encoding these proteins:
- the LOC141780541 gene encoding cytohesin-2-like — MAIRRKDSFLWGKAPPKLPPGDRRQGDTIKIHKFDLLDDIQKLRLEINHVMPEIHSPEMKEQNKTDVRNRRFLRGKKKFNMDPKKGVHYLVENDLLEWRAESVAEFLYKEEGLNKTAIGNFLGEREEMHLQTLKAFVGLHEFSDLNLVQALRQFLWSFRLPGEAQKIDRMMEAFATRYCDCNPGVFQSTDTCYILSFAIIMLNTSLHNPNVKEKPNLQRFVTMNRGINNGEDLPTELLTKLYASIRSEPFKIPVDDGNDLTLTFFNPDREGWLLKMGGRVKTWKRRWFILTDSCLYYFEYTTDKDPIGIIPLENLCVRNLQDSGKSYSLELYNSKGQKIKACKTENKGRVVQGKHQSYKLSAATAEERDAWIDAIRASITKDPFYDLVSLRKRKVINNIS, encoded by the exons CTCCACCAAAACTCCCCCCAGGAGACAGGAGGCAGGGCGACACCATCAAGATTCACAAGTTTGATCTGCTGGATGACATTCAG AAGCTGAGGCTGGAGATCAATCACGTCATGCCAGAAATCCACAGCCCTGAAATGAAGGAACAGAA TAAAACTGATGTGAGAAACAGGAGATTCTTACGCGGGAAAAAGAAATTCAACATGGACCCCAAAAAG GGTGTCCATTACCTAGTTGAAAATGACCTGCTGGAATGGCGAGCAGAGTCGGTGGCTGAGTTTCTTTACAAAGAGGAGGGACTGAACAAGACCGCCATCGGCAACTTCTTGGGAGAAAG GGAGGAAATGCATCTGCAGACACTGAAAGCGTTTGTGGGCCTGCATGAATTCTCAGACCTGAATCTGGTGCAGGCGCTGAG GCAGTTTCTGTGGAGCTTTCGTCTCCCGGGAGAAGCTCAGAAGATTGACAGGATGATGGAGGCGTTTGCAACTCGCTACTGCGACTGTAACCCAGGGGTCTTCCAATCCACAG ACACCTGCTACATCCTGTCTTTTGCCATCATCATGCTCAACACGAGTCTCCACAACCCCAACGTGAAAGAAAAACCCAATCTGCAGCGATTTGTTACCATGAACAGAGGAATCAACAACGGGGAGGACCTGCCTACCGAGCTGCTCACG AAACTGTACGCGAGCATCCGCAGTGAGCCGTTCAAAATCCCAGTGGATGATGGGAACGACCTcacactgacattttttaatcCAGACAGAGAAGGCTGGCTTCTTAAAAtgg GTGGTCGAGTTAAAACCTGGAAGAGGAGGTGGTTCATTTTGACAGACAGCTGCTTGTACTACTTTGAATACACCACA gatAAAGACCCGATCGGGATTATTCCTCTGGAGAATCTGTGTGTCAGGAATCTACAAGACTCAGGCAAATCG TATTCTCTGGAGTTATATAACTCGAAAGGACAAAAGATCAAGGCCTGCAAGACGGAGAACAAAGGCAGAGTGGTGCAGGGTAAACACCAGTCCTATAAGCTCAGTGCAGCCACTGCAGAAGAACGGGACGCCTGGATAGATGCGATCAG